A genome region from Flavobacterium sp. CFS9 includes the following:
- a CDS encoding glycoside hydrolase family 30 beta sandwich domain-containing protein, translating to MKAINRVLIAPLLVLQFVSSSKVGAQSAAPSSKSNPKIQVYTTAENTQLRLSLSNDLILNKASQQKKLTVSIAIDPSKKDQTFLGIGGAITDASAEVFAKLSSKKQQEFLTAYYDKNKGIGYSLARTNIHSCDFSSESYTYIQEGDKELKTFTIDHDKKYRIPLLKKAIETAGGKLTLFVSPWSPPAFMKDNNDILHGGVLLPEFAPSWANYYAKFIKAYEKEGIPVWGLTIQNEPMASQRWESCIYTPEAERDFLKNFLGPTLEKEGLGSKKIIIWDHNRGDMLEKRANLVFSDPEVSKYAWGIGFHWYETWNGGSPKFESVGKVHEAFPNKNLLFTEGCVEKFDASKFQFWGNAERYGINMINDFNNGTVGWTDWNILLDQNGGPNHVGNFCFAPIHADTTKDELIYTPMYYYIGHFSKFIQPGAKRIGNVISNKSVLSTSFLNTNGKIATVVMNQSDKEVVYEIVINVMKKTLTIPAHAMQTLVY from the coding sequence TTTTAATCGCCCCATTACTGGTGCTGCAGTTCGTTTCTTCTTCAAAAGTTGGAGCGCAGTCAGCAGCACCCTCATCTAAATCAAACCCAAAAATACAGGTATATACTACTGCCGAAAACACCCAATTAAGATTGTCATTATCCAATGATTTAATTTTAAATAAAGCATCACAACAAAAAAAATTAACCGTTTCAATTGCGATTGATCCTTCAAAAAAAGATCAGACCTTTTTGGGAATTGGTGGAGCGATTACCGATGCCAGTGCCGAAGTTTTTGCTAAACTGTCATCCAAAAAGCAACAGGAATTCCTAACCGCCTACTACGACAAAAACAAAGGAATAGGTTATTCTTTGGCCAGAACCAATATTCATAGCTGTGATTTTAGCAGCGAAAGTTATACTTATATTCAGGAAGGCGACAAGGAACTGAAAACCTTTACTATTGACCACGATAAAAAATACCGAATCCCATTACTCAAAAAAGCAATTGAAACAGCCGGCGGGAAATTAACGTTATTTGTTAGTCCCTGGAGTCCCCCGGCTTTCATGAAAGACAATAATGATATTTTGCACGGCGGCGTTTTATTGCCGGAGTTTGCACCATCATGGGCCAATTATTATGCTAAATTTATAAAAGCATATGAAAAAGAAGGAATTCCGGTTTGGGGACTGACAATTCAAAACGAACCAATGGCAAGTCAGAGATGGGAGTCCTGCATTTACACTCCGGAAGCCGAAAGAGATTTTCTGAAAAACTTTCTGGGACCTACTTTAGAAAAAGAAGGATTGGGATCTAAAAAGATCATTATTTGGGACCATAACCGCGGAGACATGCTCGAAAAAAGAGCCAATTTAGTTTTTTCTGATCCTGAAGTTTCCAAATATGCCTGGGGAATTGGATTCCATTGGTATGAAACCTGGAACGGAGGAAGTCCGAAATTTGAATCCGTGGGGAAAGTACACGAAGCTTTTCCGAACAAAAACCTGCTTTTTACTGAAGGCTGTGTGGAAAAATTTGATGCTTCGAAATTCCAGTTTTGGGGAAATGCGGAACGATACGGAATCAATATGATCAATGATTTTAACAACGGAACGGTAGGCTGGACGGACTGGAACATTTTGCTGGATCAAAACGGAGGGCCTAATCACGTCGGTAATTTTTGTTTTGCCCCAATTCATGCTGACACTACAAAAGATGAACTGATCTACACACCGATGTACTATTATATTGGACATTTTTCAAAATTCATCCAACCGGGAGCGAAGAGAATTGGAAATGTAATAAGCAACAAAAGTGTATTAAGTACTTCTTTTCTCAATACAAACGGAAAAATTGCCACAGTTGTAATGAATCAGTCAGACAAAGAAGTGGTGTACGAAATAGTAATCAATGTGATGAAAAAAACGCTTACCATACCGGCTCATGCCATGCAAACGTTAGTGTATTAG
- a CDS encoding glycoside hydrolase family 3 N-terminal domain-containing protein codes for MKNTKFIVVALFFCGAVWSQEARKTKAEIDARVSELLSKMTLEEKVGQMTQITVTVFEDAKKPGYFDAAKLKKGIQEYHIGSILNVPNPGAPTLQRWQETMTAITNEANKSRLKISILYGIDAIHGASYTAGATLFPQQIGLAATFNTELVKRGAEISAYETRASSIPWVFSPDLDFPRNPAWSRMWESFGEDAYLSSKMAVALVDGFEGSNVGSKYSVASCMKHYIGYGSTTTGKDRTPSIIPERILRQYDLTIYQAAIKAGAKSVMVSSGEINGTPVHSSKHLITDILKKELGFEGVVVTDWKDIIYLNTRHKIAATKRDAVRIAVMAGIDMSMVPEEFTFYTDLVDLVQKGEVPMSRIDDAVTRILRMKFELNLFQNTVANLKDYPKFGSAEHIQEAYKTAAESITLLKNNDAVLPLNKGEKILVTGATANSMKNLNGGWSYTWQGENADTYAADKLTILEAFQAKLGKENVLYTVGADIEKEDDAEIQKAVELAQKASKIVLCLGEKNYTETPGDISNLYMSKSQVKLALALAKVNKPIILVLNEGRPRLISDFEDKMSAVVQCYLPGNEGGIALVDILYGEVNPSGRLPYNYPRFPNSLEKYNRKHTESLADEEQNNDAKYEKSYSPQFEFGTGLSYTTFTYSNLKIDKAEIANTDEVNITVDVTNSGKRAGKESVLLYLSDNYASITPEVKALKRFEKISLETNETKTVKFTLNQKDLQFVNEDLKWISEKGTFTIQIGNLKKDFLLQ; via the coding sequence ATGAAAAACACGAAGTTTATAGTAGTTGCTCTATTTTTTTGTGGAGCAGTATGGAGTCAGGAAGCCAGGAAAACAAAAGCAGAAATAGATGCCAGAGTTTCAGAGTTGTTATCAAAAATGACGCTGGAAGAAAAAGTGGGGCAAATGACTCAAATTACAGTTACTGTTTTTGAAGATGCAAAAAAACCGGGGTATTTTGATGCGGCTAAATTAAAAAAAGGAATTCAGGAATATCACATCGGTTCTATTCTGAATGTGCCCAATCCGGGAGCACCAACCCTTCAGAGATGGCAGGAAACCATGACCGCCATTACCAATGAAGCCAACAAATCGAGACTTAAAATTTCGATATTGTACGGTATAGATGCCATACACGGAGCGAGTTATACTGCCGGAGCCACCTTGTTTCCGCAGCAAATTGGTCTGGCCGCAACGTTTAATACAGAGCTGGTAAAACGCGGGGCCGAAATTTCGGCTTACGAAACCAGAGCATCCTCCATTCCATGGGTATTTTCACCGGATTTGGATTTTCCGAGAAACCCGGCCTGGTCCAGAATGTGGGAATCCTTTGGAGAAGATGCCTATTTGTCTTCCAAAATGGCCGTCGCTTTGGTAGATGGTTTTGAAGGAAGCAATGTAGGATCAAAATATAGCGTAGCCTCCTGTATGAAACATTATATTGGTTACGGAAGCACCACTACCGGAAAAGACAGGACACCAAGTATTATTCCCGAGCGTATTCTAAGACAATACGATTTAACCATATATCAGGCTGCTATAAAAGCCGGAGCCAAAAGCGTAATGGTAAGTTCCGGAGAAATTAACGGAACTCCGGTGCATTCCAGCAAACATCTGATTACAGACATTCTTAAAAAAGAATTAGGTTTTGAAGGAGTAGTAGTAACCGATTGGAAAGATATCATTTACCTGAACACCAGACATAAAATTGCAGCGACCAAAAGAGATGCGGTTCGTATCGCAGTTATGGCCGGAATAGACATGAGTATGGTACCCGAAGAATTTACTTTTTACACCGATCTTGTCGATTTAGTTCAAAAAGGAGAAGTGCCAATGTCCCGTATTGATGATGCCGTAACCAGAATTCTGAGAATGAAATTCGAGTTAAACCTGTTTCAGAATACAGTTGCCAATCTAAAAGATTATCCAAAATTTGGTTCGGCCGAACACATTCAGGAAGCTTATAAAACGGCTGCAGAATCCATTACATTGTTAAAAAATAACGATGCCGTTTTACCTTTAAACAAAGGGGAAAAAATTCTGGTAACCGGAGCAACGGCAAACAGTATGAAAAACCTGAACGGAGGCTGGTCGTACACCTGGCAGGGTGAAAATGCAGATACTTACGCTGCTGACAAATTAACCATTCTGGAAGCCTTTCAGGCTAAATTAGGGAAAGAAAATGTACTCTATACCGTCGGAGCAGATATCGAAAAAGAAGATGATGCCGAAATTCAAAAAGCGGTTGAACTGGCCCAAAAAGCATCCAAAATTGTATTGTGCCTTGGAGAGAAAAACTACACTGAAACTCCGGGAGATATCAGTAATCTTTATATGAGTAAATCTCAGGTAAAATTAGCTCTTGCTTTAGCCAAAGTAAACAAACCAATTATTCTGGTCTTAAACGAAGGAAGACCAAGACTAATTAGTGATTTTGAAGATAAAATGAGTGCCGTTGTACAATGTTATTTACCTGGAAATGAAGGAGGAATAGCATTGGTTGACATTCTGTACGGAGAGGTAAATCCAAGCGGAAGATTGCCTTATAACTATCCGAGATTCCCTAATTCATTAGAAAAATACAACAGAAAACATACAGAAAGTTTAGCAGATGAAGAACAAAATAATGATGCTAAATATGAGAAAAGTTATTCCCCTCAGTTTGAATTTGGAACGGGATTATCCTATACCACTTTTACCTATTCGAATTTAAAAATAGACAAAGCAGAAATTGCGAATACCGATGAAGTAAATATAACAGTTGATGTTACCAATTCTGGAAAAAGAGCCGGAAAAGAATCGGTTTTATTGTACCTGTCAGATAATTATGCCTCCATAACACCAGAGGTTAAAGCCTTAAAAAGATTCGAAAAGATTAGTTTAGAGACCAACGAAACCAAAACGGTGAAGTTTACTTTAAACCAAAAAGATTTGCAATTCGTAAACGAAGACCTGAAATGGATTTCCGAAAAAGGAACCTTTACGATTCAGATTGGAAATCTTAAAAAGGACTTTTTATTACAGTAA
- a CDS encoding cellulase family glycosylhydrolase — MKKIIITLQLLLSFAAFGQGFLHRDGQKIVDGTGKNIILRGLGTGGWMVQEGYMLQTQPFASPQYVIRQKIQDVIGEEATKEFYAAYKANGITKRDVDSLAAWGFNSIRLPMHYNLYTPPIEAEKKDEITWIEEGFTMTDNLLKWCAENKMYLILDLHAAPGGQGNDAAISDYDTTKPSLWESEANEKKMIALWKKLASRYRDNPWIGAYDIINEPNWNFTGTNKNGCDENSNGPLRDLMVRVTKAIREVDTNHLIFIEGNCWGNNYNGIFPLWDENMALSFHKYWNYNTTASIQKMLDYRTQYNVPIWLGESGENSNVWFKEALTLVENNNIGWAFWPMKKIENIAGVTSVTKIPEYDVLLKYWKDGGEKPKPDFAKKTLMKIADNYKMENVTVKPDVIDAMFRQVQTNDTKPYKRHLIPGKIAATQYDLGTNEKAYSDKDFINYRVETGKFDEWNKGNMMRNDGVDILPCKDAGSNGYQVSFIEDGEWLQFTAEVKKQNTYKVAIRYSAENSEGKIHLEAENGKKSQTITLPVTGGNDKWKTVVLSGVSLDKGTQKIKVVFEKGGFNLNYLDFL; from the coding sequence ATGAAAAAAATAATTATTACCCTACAGTTACTACTTTCCTTTGCCGCTTTCGGTCAGGGGTTTTTACATAGAGACGGGCAAAAAATTGTAGACGGAACCGGAAAGAATATCATTCTAAGAGGCCTCGGAACAGGAGGCTGGATGGTTCAGGAAGGTTATATGTTACAAACGCAGCCTTTTGCAAGTCCACAGTATGTTATCAGACAGAAGATTCAGGATGTTATTGGTGAAGAAGCAACCAAAGAATTTTATGCGGCCTACAAAGCAAACGGAATTACCAAAAGAGATGTAGATTCGTTAGCCGCCTGGGGATTCAATTCGATTCGTTTGCCAATGCACTACAATTTGTACACACCACCAATCGAAGCCGAAAAAAAAGATGAAATCACCTGGATTGAAGAAGGTTTTACGATGACCGATAATTTGCTGAAATGGTGCGCCGAAAATAAAATGTATCTTATTTTAGATTTACATGCCGCTCCCGGAGGTCAGGGGAATGACGCCGCAATTTCGGATTATGATACTACAAAACCATCTTTATGGGAGAGCGAAGCCAATGAGAAAAAAATGATTGCCTTATGGAAAAAACTGGCCTCACGTTACAGAGATAATCCATGGATTGGAGCCTACGACATTATCAACGAACCCAATTGGAATTTTACCGGAACCAATAAAAACGGCTGCGATGAAAACTCAAACGGCCCTTTAAGAGATTTGATGGTTCGCGTTACAAAAGCCATTCGCGAAGTCGATACCAACCATTTAATTTTTATTGAAGGAAACTGTTGGGGAAACAATTACAACGGAATTTTTCCTTTATGGGATGAAAATATGGCCTTGAGTTTTCACAAATACTGGAACTACAATACTACAGCTTCCATTCAGAAAATGCTGGACTACAGAACACAATACAACGTTCCGATCTGGTTGGGTGAAAGCGGAGAAAATTCGAACGTATGGTTTAAAGAGGCATTGACATTAGTTGAAAACAACAATATAGGCTGGGCATTCTGGCCCATGAAAAAAATCGAGAATATCGCGGGAGTGACCTCCGTTACAAAGATTCCAGAATACGATGTTTTATTAAAGTACTGGAAGGACGGCGGAGAGAAACCAAAGCCTGATTTTGCGAAAAAAACTTTAATGAAAATCGCCGACAATTACAAAATGGAAAACGTAACCGTAAAACCGGATGTGATCGATGCCATGTTCAGACAAGTGCAGACCAACGATACCAAACCGTATAAACGACATTTGATTCCCGGGAAAATTGCAGCAACACAGTATGATTTAGGAACAAATGAAAAGGCTTATTCAGACAAAGATTTTATAAACTACAGAGTCGAAACCGGAAAATTTGACGAGTGGAATAAAGGAAATATGATGCGAAATGATGGTGTTGACATTCTACCCTGTAAAGATGCCGGATCAAACGGATATCAGGTTTCATTTATTGAGGATGGAGAATGGCTGCAGTTTACAGCTGAAGTAAAGAAGCAAAATACATATAAAGTAGCGATTCGATATTCGGCCGAAAATTCAGAAGGGAAAATACATCTTGAAGCAGAAAATGGAAAGAAATCCCAGACGATTACATTACCTGTAACGGGAGGAAATGACAAATGGAAAACAGTTGTGTTGTCCGGAGTGTCGCTAGATAAAGGAACACAAAAAATTAAAGTGGTTTTCGAAAAAGGAGGTTTCAATCTGAATTATCTGGATTTTTTGTAG
- a CDS encoding endonuclease/exonuclease/phosphatase family protein, which produces MKKTNTIVLVMLLIFVSASFYAQSVKMMTYNIRLDVASDGENAWPNRKDFFNSQIRFYSPDILGIQEALPHQVTEIASALPEYTKFGIGREEKGTGEACTIYYKKDRFQVQQTNTFWLSETPEKVSRGWDAACNRVCTYGLFKDLKTKKMFWVFNLHLDHVGEVARVKGVELALSKIKEANTKNYPVFLMGDFNSVPDTKQIVEIKKVMDDTRDVSIEKPFGPSGTFNEFKHNEPVALLLDYIFVSKNSGLKIQKHAVLSDSKELRYPSDHLPVLIEINEY; this is translated from the coding sequence ATGAAAAAGACAAATACAATTGTTCTCGTAATGCTTCTGATTTTTGTAAGCGCTTCATTTTATGCTCAAAGTGTAAAAATGATGACCTATAATATCCGTTTAGATGTTGCTTCTGACGGAGAAAATGCCTGGCCAAACCGGAAAGATTTTTTTAATTCTCAAATCAGATTTTACAGTCCGGATATTCTTGGAATTCAGGAAGCACTGCCCCATCAGGTGACAGAGATTGCTTCTGCCTTGCCGGAGTACACTAAATTTGGAATAGGCAGAGAAGAAAAAGGAACCGGAGAAGCCTGTACGATTTACTATAAAAAAGACCGTTTTCAGGTACAACAGACCAATACATTTTGGCTGTCAGAAACACCGGAAAAAGTGTCAAGAGGCTGGGATGCTGCCTGTAACAGAGTTTGTACTTATGGGTTGTTTAAAGATTTAAAAACAAAAAAAATGTTTTGGGTTTTTAATCTTCACCTTGATCATGTAGGCGAGGTAGCCCGTGTAAAAGGAGTTGAACTGGCCCTTTCAAAAATAAAGGAAGCCAATACTAAAAATTATCCCGTGTTTTTAATGGGAGATTTCAATTCAGTACCGGATACGAAACAAATTGTGGAGATCAAAAAGGTGATGGACGATACCAGGGATGTTTCGATAGAAAAGCCTTTTGGTCCTTCGGGAACCTTTAATGAATTCAAACACAATGAGCCTGTGGCCTTGTTGCTGGATTATATTTTTGTGTCAAAAAATAGCGGATTAAAAATTCAAAAACACGCAGTTTTAAGTGATTCAAAAGAGTTAAGATATCCATCCGATCATTTGCCTGTTTTGATAGAGATTAACGAGTATTAA
- a CDS encoding T9SS type A sorting domain-containing protein, which yields MKKTLFLFFSLVFTNFLVAQHSIDITGPSSVQVGIPYNYTFKFNPVYPSNASGTPADGYLIDGWVVLTSYNGGGGSVPGYIGIPTNQSSYYNDSTLNNSNPKTIPIQWSDASSSKTDKITVKVSGKYIIKSTGEYVSYFTFQPQAEKNVTIERLTPPVITGPETVTSCTQNNQVFSCSDSVNQKVWSVTGGAVIVGSATGTTVNVTPPLTGNFSVSCTVKNPGGNTNYNAVGSKTVTRTLFNTAAIIAGNETVCSSASYTVSGLEPGLSIQSWSIPNTIIASLSNTTGPSTTLSTSYQGQVTLTATIVNACNETRTITKNIILGSPMPLIDGYYCPTESAPCALNNAANNNYLIYNLTAPIGSYVPLSTDWQWEKISGNFYFLNNGLYNSATATGTQGNIYLTGANPTDNPAKFKVRVKNACGWSNWRTYHWTDGTTTPTPTNPNTPPTAYFKVTPNPVSSYFDISLINPSIVPQTSSPKVIKIYSQYGQLLQNNTVFYGTGYNSYNMTSFASGTYYVSITFDSFSESHTIIKI from the coding sequence ATGAAGAAAACTTTATTTTTATTTTTTAGTTTAGTTTTTACTAATTTTTTAGTTGCCCAACATTCGATTGATATAACCGGTCCATCGTCTGTACAAGTTGGGATTCCTTATAATTATACCTTTAAATTTAATCCTGTTTATCCATCAAATGCAAGTGGTACCCCTGCAGATGGCTACCTCATTGATGGATGGGTTGTTTTAACCAGCTATAATGGCGGCGGCGGAAGCGTTCCCGGTTACATAGGAATACCTACTAACCAAAGCAGTTATTATAATGATTCTACTCTGAACAATTCAAATCCTAAAACGATACCTATACAATGGAGTGATGCTTCTTCTTCTAAAACAGATAAAATTACAGTTAAGGTAAGCGGAAAATATATCATAAAAAGCACAGGTGAATATGTTAGTTATTTTACTTTTCAGCCACAAGCAGAAAAAAATGTAACTATAGAAAGATTAACTCCTCCCGTAATTACCGGACCTGAAACAGTAACAAGCTGTACACAGAACAATCAGGTATTTAGTTGTTCTGATTCCGTTAATCAGAAAGTCTGGTCAGTTACCGGAGGTGCAGTAATAGTGGGTTCTGCTACAGGCACAACAGTAAATGTAACACCTCCTTTGACGGGGAATTTCTCTGTTTCCTGTACAGTGAAAAATCCGGGAGGAAATACAAATTATAATGCAGTTGGTTCAAAAACAGTGACCAGAACATTATTTAATACTGCAGCAATTATAGCAGGAAATGAAACCGTATGTTCCAGCGCCTCTTATACTGTCTCTGGCTTAGAACCCGGATTATCCATACAATCCTGGAGTATACCTAATACTATTATTGCATCTTTAAGCAATACAACAGGTCCATCAACAACTTTATCAACATCCTACCAGGGGCAGGTTACCTTAACTGCTACAATTGTAAATGCTTGTAATGAAACCAGAACGATTACAAAAAATATTATTTTAGGAAGCCCAATGCCTCTTATCGATGGTTATTATTGCCCAACGGAAAGTGCCCCTTGTGCATTAAATAATGCAGCAAACAATAATTATTTGATTTACAATTTAACAGCTCCAATAGGAAGTTATGTTCCTTTAAGTACCGATTGGCAATGGGAAAAAATTTCAGGAAACTTTTATTTTTTAAACAATGGATTGTATAATAGTGCAACTGCTACTGGTACGCAAGGAAATATCTATTTAACAGGTGCAAATCCAACGGATAATCCGGCAAAATTTAAAGTTAGGGTAAAAAATGCCTGTGGGTGGAGTAACTGGAGAACCTATCATTGGACAGACGGAACAACAACTCCAACTCCAACTAATCCTAATACACCGCCAACAGCATATTTCAAAGTTACACCAAATCCGGTGTCTTCTTATTTTGATATCAGTTTAATAAATCCAAGTATAGTACCACAAACATCCAGTCCAAAAGTCATTAAAATTTATTCGCAATACGGACAGCTTTTACAAAACAATACCGTATTTTACGGTACCGGATATAATAGTTATAATATGACTTCTTTTGCAAGCGGTACTTATTATGTTAGTATTACTTTTGATAGTTTCTCTGAATCACATACTATTATAAAAATATAA
- the bglX gene encoding beta-glucosidase BglX gives MKKLTTFALLMVSFFAAAQQETIDQKVNALLKKMTLEEKIGQLNQYTGDNAATGPITINANKQVEIKAGLIGSMLNVTGTKYTRQYQELAMQSRLKIPLLFGQDVIHGYKTTFPIPLAEAASWDLAAIELAARVAATEASASGIHWTFAPMVDIGRDPRWGRVMEGAGEDTYLGSKIAYARVKGFQGNKLGDLNSVMACVKHFAAYGAAVGGRDYNSVDMSERMLLETYLPPFKAALDAGAATFMNSFNDLNGIPATANVHLQRDILKGKWNFQGFVVSDWGSIGEMVAHGYSEDLKAAALAAITAGSDMDMESNAYRYHLAELVKEGKVPVDLIDDAVKRILRKKFELGLFDDPYRYSDQKRADKALNNPENRKAALEVAKKSIVLLKNDNETLPLSKHLKTIAFIGPMVKEYKENMGFWSVELPEVDYNKWIVSQWDGLQNKVGKNTKLLYAKGCDVDGDNKDGFAEAVATAQQADVVILSIGERRDMSGEAKSRSDLHLPGVQEDLVKAIQATGKPVVVLVNAGRPLIFNWTADHVPAIVYTWWLGTEAGNAIADVLFGDYNPSGKLPMTFPREVGQIPIYYNHFSTGRPAKDEDAKNYVSAYIDLKNSPKFPFGYGLSYTKFNYSDLKLSAVKMKTNETIKVSFQLSNVGKAAGEEVVQLYLKDKFGSVVRPVLELRDFQKVKLNAGESKTIEFTIDKEKLSFYNNKLEWTAEPGDFEVMIGASSADIKLKSDFELL, from the coding sequence ATGAAAAAATTAACCACATTTGCCCTGTTGATGGTATCGTTTTTTGCGGCCGCTCAACAAGAAACAATAGATCAGAAAGTAAATGCTCTATTGAAAAAAATGACGCTGGAAGAAAAAATTGGTCAGCTTAATCAATACACGGGTGATAATGCAGCAACAGGTCCCATTACGATAAACGCCAACAAACAAGTTGAGATTAAGGCAGGACTAATAGGTTCGATGTTAAACGTAACCGGAACAAAATATACCCGACAATATCAGGAACTGGCGATGCAGTCCCGTTTAAAAATCCCTTTACTATTTGGTCAGGATGTCATTCATGGGTACAAAACCACCTTTCCAATTCCGTTAGCCGAAGCAGCGAGCTGGGACTTAGCAGCTATTGAATTGGCGGCGAGAGTTGCAGCTACAGAAGCTTCAGCAAGTGGGATTCACTGGACATTTGCTCCAATGGTCGACATTGGCCGTGATCCGCGTTGGGGGAGAGTAATGGAAGGAGCAGGAGAAGATACCTATCTGGGTTCTAAAATTGCCTATGCCAGAGTTAAAGGTTTTCAGGGAAATAAACTCGGAGATCTGAACTCGGTTATGGCCTGTGTAAAACATTTTGCCGCTTATGGCGCAGCTGTGGGAGGAAGAGATTACAACTCCGTAGACATGAGCGAACGAATGCTCTTAGAAACCTATCTGCCTCCTTTTAAAGCAGCTCTTGATGCCGGTGCAGCCACTTTTATGAATTCCTTTAATGATTTAAACGGAATTCCGGCTACCGCAAATGTGCATTTGCAGCGTGATATCTTAAAAGGAAAATGGAACTTTCAGGGATTCGTAGTTTCAGACTGGGGATCGATTGGGGAAATGGTAGCACACGGATATTCTGAAGATTTGAAAGCTGCAGCACTTGCCGCGATTACAGCCGGAAGTGATATGGATATGGAAAGTAATGCGTACCGATATCATTTGGCAGAATTAGTGAAAGAAGGCAAAGTACCGGTTGATCTGATCGATGATGCTGTGAAGCGTATTTTACGCAAGAAATTTGAATTGGGTTTATTTGATGATCCTTACCGATATTCAGATCAAAAAAGAGCGGATAAAGCTTTAAACAATCCGGAAAACAGAAAAGCAGCTCTTGAAGTAGCTAAGAAAAGTATTGTTTTATTAAAGAACGACAACGAAACATTACCGCTGTCTAAACACCTGAAAACAATTGCATTCATTGGCCCAATGGTGAAAGAGTACAAAGAAAATATGGGGTTTTGGTCTGTAGAATTACCCGAGGTTGATTACAATAAATGGATCGTCTCACAATGGGATGGTCTGCAGAACAAAGTGGGTAAAAACACAAAACTGCTTTATGCCAAAGGATGTGATGTAGACGGAGATAACAAAGACGGTTTTGCAGAAGCAGTGGCGACAGCTCAACAGGCTGATGTTGTAATTTTGAGTATTGGTGAAAGACGAGATATGAGCGGTGAAGCCAAAAGCCGAAGCGATCTTCACTTACCGGGTGTTCAGGAAGATTTGGTAAAAGCGATTCAGGCCACAGGAAAACCGGTAGTCGTTCTGGTAAATGCAGGAAGACCTCTTATCTTTAACTGGACGGCAGATCATGTTCCGGCAATTGTTTACACCTGGTGGCTGGGAACAGAAGCAGGTAACGCGATCGCTGATGTTTTATTTGGAGATTACAACCCATCGGGGAAATTGCCAATGACTTTCCCAAGAGAAGTAGGGCAGATCCCGATTTATTACAACCATTTCAGTACCGGAAGACCTGCTAAAGATGAAGATGCCAAAAACTATGTTTCGGCTTACATAGATCTGAAAAACTCTCCTAAGTTTCCTTTTGGATACGGATTGAGTTATACCAAATTCAATTATTCCGATTTGAAATTGTCAGCAGTAAAAATGAAAACCAACGAAACTATTAAAGTTTCTTTTCAATTATCTAATGTTGGAAAAGCAGCAGGAGAAGAAGTGGTACAATTGTATTTAAAAGACAAATTCGGATCGGTGGTAAGACCCGTTTTAGAATTGAGAGATTTTCAAAAAGTAAAATTAAATGCGGGAGAATCTAAAACAATAGAATTTACGATTGACAAAGAAAAACTTTCTTTCTACAATAATAAATTAGAATGGACAGCAGAACCGGGAGACTTCGAAGTCATGATCGGAGCTTCATCAGCTGACATCAAATTAAAATCTGATTTTGAATTGCTTTAA